In the Clarias gariepinus isolate MV-2021 ecotype Netherlands chromosome 10, CGAR_prim_01v2, whole genome shotgun sequence genome, tcacagtgccaaaactcacggtgaatcatgatgaaccgtacttacggccaccccgccaaaccgcgtaggtgagataggagtataAGCAAATAGGGCTACTAGGACAGCCGCCAGAGTCGTAGATTCGAATCGATTCAATTCAATAGCAACAAAGTTTACTGTCTCTATTTCAAGCGACGTTAAATGCCATGTCTTATACAAAGCAATCATCTGTTTGTTTCCTGCCATTCTTCTACTCCATACTCCAGTCCTGTTGGTGGCAGTATTGAACCAACTGTTCATAAAACTCCAAAGAAGGACTTCTGTCAAAATGTGAGTGTGAGAAGATGGAAGCGCTTTCTACTGTCTGCTAAAATTATATAAGGTGTATAATTTTAAGCAATGACTTAATTTTAGAGCATTTAGTGTCTGTAAGTTTccctaaataattttaaaagtgtgaaatgatttaaaatacgGCGACCGGAAATAAATCTGTAGCTTTAGAAACTAGAAATGTTAATGATTAGAGATGGTAATGCTTAATTCTTTAATGAATTAACTACCATTAAGaattttaactgaataaaaagTAGTGGTAACCTCAACAATGCAGCTGTAATGTAACATTAGCTTAGCTCTCCTTGTTACCCAGGCTCCTTATATGCTTACTAATAACAAATTTttgaagagacaagtctgtcaCAAAACCTATAAAACACTTTCAGTGAACCGACCGTTCAACAGCATCAACTGTCGCATGTTTGCGATGGTTTACGAGCTTGTCACTTGCACAGCTGAGGTGTGCATGGCTGTACGGAGGTGCTAACCTCAGACGGGTCTGTGTGCTCATgtgcaaagagaaagagagagagagaggctgagcAAATCAACGCACTGAGTGCAGTTGAATGAGATTATTAAGTAGAGGTCAGTGTTCAAACTGTGCTGCTAGAACAATTTCAATAAAACGTAACTAGATGCACAATTCCCCCTCCGGTTATTGTCAATTATTAATGGTGAATCCATTATTAATTGTTAACATTGTTAACAATTGTAACACTGATATTGATTGTTTGAATATCAGTGTGAAATCTGCAACCCTGTTaattagggctgcacgatttaacgcttgtatattattttaaactgcAGTATGtaagtattatttaatataccATTTTGTACCATTTAGGCTAACAGCTCATAACGAcacataatataattaattaattaaaaaaaaactcctgacTATGCGTATATTATCTACTGCATTCAAATAATCGAACAGGTCCCTTTTGTAATTTCGATTTGCATGCGACAAATTGTGCAGTCCTATTATTGATAATTagtaggttaattggtgtttagaattgtattaactggtaatatttgttttacataATGTTTCTCTTTAGCTCACTCATTATATTAACTTTCAGTTCAGGCGATTTGCAGTACCAAACCTTTATGGGTGTATTTTAAGAGGCTTTATTTTGAATAGCCTTTCAACagccttatttgtttatttatttatttttttctggttaAGCTATTTGAGCTTCGGTTTACATAATTACTAGGGTTGGGGGGAAAAGTCGAGTGGTTACAAATCGCGAAATTTTTTGTGTGGTATCAGCACACGGACTCCAAaatcaattatttataaattatttgaatttgaGGTGTTAAAACGTTTCTATTCCTCTATAATCACACATAGGCTtgtttaaaatagtaaaaaaaaaaaataataatcttatagATTCATGGATATTTATGAAATCATACCACTGTACTTAGAGAATCGCAATATGAATCAAATTTGTACATACAGATATTGTGATATTATGGTATCATGATTTTGGAGTCAGCCCTAGTAGTTGCGTAAACTGAATTAGTTAAGATCAAATAGCTTAaccaaaataatgaaataaataaggatgaaataataaaagcattCCTCATCTCTGTCCTCAGTCACAAACAAGGCCACTTAAAAACAGCCACTGAACTGAATTAATAGTTGAGTGAGCTAAAATGaaacattatgcaaaacaaatatTACCAATTATTAACACCAATAAACCtactaattattaataatagcaCTGCACAGGTAATCATGcattataaattgtaaaaaaaaaaaaaattgcagaagTGATCTGTGCgattatttaattgcaaaatgCTGTTATTATTACGGATAATGTTACTGTGCATTGTGAGCGAATGATCGATTATTGATTGTTATGCTATCAGTTAAGAAAATTGCAAGCCAATTGCAGAACTCCATCACATAGCCCTACTCATAGGCTACAGAAGCCAGACTTTGTTGCATATTCTTGTCTTTGACAGGCTCTCCTTCTGTATCTTCCCGTCTAATGCACTATAGTACAATTAGAATATAAGCTGACATCCGAGGATGAGCATGTACGGTTGTACGATGCCAACAGGTCAGTAAACAGATTCACTTTATGTATCTTGaggaaaaatttatttaaattggaATGGCTTCACATTGAATATCTGCAGTATGTTGAAGCGTATGATGTCGCAATCAAGAGTTAACAAATCTCCTGAGTGGACAGTTTGCTAGACGTGAGAGACGTGAGCTAGCAAAACCATATGTTTACCTAGTACTTAGGTAAGATGTTGTGGATAAGAGCTCCTGCCGAGTAAAGAAGGGATGTACGTGTTAGTCATAGTAACCACACAAAATTGATTATAAACCTTATTAAGGtaaagtttgtgtttttgttttgttttattgtaaagAGGCAAAGTCAATCAAATTAGGTCTAATATTCTCCTTTTTACTTCACtgattgtaaaaaaatttaaaaagaaagagagaaacctGTCTAGATAATGGCGTAAGCACCTCGAGGCAAACTTGTGACTTCCTAACATCTTAAGTTTAACTTTAGGCTTAAAGTTTACGTAATCGTACTCGTATAGCAAAGGGTAAGGTTATGTAAACTTTAAGTTAAAAAAGCAAGCAAGCTTGTTAGTTAGCTTTGTCTATACAGACTACAATTATTAGCATAAGAATCaaaattctttcttttattgccacactgacttcaaaatcaagtttttaaaattaattttaaattaaattatatttttgtatttgagGTGccaaaatgttgcagttccttgGAAATCCTACAGGGGTAAACAATTCACACATTGTCACGCAGCGCCACATCTcgaagcaaattatttgctaaatttgtttTAGAATAGTAATTAAATCTGAGGAAAATGACGTTGAATCattaatatcaaataaaatcatgatttttacagaatcgcaataaaAATCGTATCGCCACCTGGGTATCGTGATAACATTGTATCAGGTGATCCGTGGCTCCGATTTCCATCACTAACAGTCCAGACACAGAGTCTGTCTGCCAAGTGCTGGTTTGTCTTGTTTTGTAATATGGAACAAAGCAGACACTTACATAACTTATATTATCAGACAGGCATCTACATTCTTTCTGATTCAGAAGCACTGAATCTAACGCTGATCTAACACACCTTATCCAACAAAACAAGGTCATCAGGATCCACTAAATATTTGAGTCAGGTGTGTTAGGCCTTGGACAATACAATTCAATGGAAGGTGCAGTTCTGAAAATTACAGGcttttttagataaaataagTGTCTGATGATGATGCTTTAAGCAGAAATAAAGTCGAGCTGTacatttgataaaaaataaaacaaactcacATTGCGATTATTTTGAGACATACCGCGATTGTGATTTAAACTATGATGTTTAACTATTACACGTAGCATTTagtatttaaatctatttatataGACTAAAACCAAATTATGtcactagaatttttttttatattaaaaaaatatgttttatcgCAATCGGTCTATGGGAAGAGAAGAATGGAAAACCCccttatatcattaaaaaaaatatatatataaaaatcattagttcatctcaaaattcaacagatggcgctgtacattttgtaAATACGCGcctatgagtgtgcaattgaaatctacttaaaaaaCGCGATCTCGCGCCTTCATTTCACGTACTTTACGGTAATACATAAAATTTTTAGTtgattccaaaattcaacagatcgcactttacatttttaaatatgcgcttatgagtgtgcaattaaattgcACGTGATCGACACAGCtagttatttatattaatattaagaaatTAGGCTTTCCTGTTGACTAAAACCACACACAGCGATAGTTTGATTTAAAAAACGCTCTGTTGGACGAggcattataaaacatactattGAAACGtgtaacttgtaaataaattattgattaataataattgataataataaatataataattgattaaagattcagagaatctttTTAccgattactagcctatataatactacagatttcttaaataaattaaaatcttaaTTATTATGTTCTATTCATTAGATTTTATCCTATTTaggataataaatatataaatcttttttcgagctccatttcttttttcacgGTCCACTGAGACGCAATGACTGATGGGAAAtatttcattcccttttccgaTAAAGTGAAGACGTGTTGTTCACTCGTTCTCAAGTTTCCTTTGAACGGAACATTTTCGCTCCCTGcagtttggaatcacacttaacgTGGCTGAACACCCTGGGAAGTGTACTTCGCAGGGTACTTCAGGCTGATCAGAACACACCTCCTGAGTTTAAAGGTCATGTCCGGTACACTTCAGGCAAAAATCTGCATGAATTACTGACCATGCGTACATTACCTGTGTATATTGCGCCTTTTTTGCGATTAGATATTTTCACAGGTTCATATAGTGTTTTTGACTTCTATGAGATTAATTGTGCAGCCCGAGAAAGAAAgcgtttgtttattaaaatatacaggTAACGTAAATGGTAAGTAAATAGAATCcagattaaaatgcaaattaaatcaaattattttgttgttgtccgattcaattaatttaatcagatttttagattttttaatggATTAAAATCTTGTAAAAATCTACACCTTATAACACACAAACCGCGTCCGTCTACTTTCATTCTCAAGTGACTTCCTAATCTGATTCAGTTCCCGAGCAtggaacgattgtgttctcactgattaaaatgaaccagactttaaGGTCAAGTGTTCTCGGAAACGATCCGATGTGAACTCGGACTGAACTCTAAAACCTGTTCTGTATAAAGCTCTCAGATGATGATCATAACTCATCCCTCATAAGCCAACCCTTCTGTCTTTACCTTTCACAGACCCGTGACCATGACGATGAGGACGTCGAGATCGCCGTGGACAACGCAGCGTTCATGGACGATTTCTTTTCCGAGGTAAACGCCAGAGCCTTTTTAAACGAGCCTCAGGATAGATCCGAAAGACCAGTGTCGACATGTTACATCGATGCGCTCGAGCGCTCCTTCTCAATgatttgtcttatttttcaGATTGACCAAATAAGAAACAGCATCGATAAGATCGATGAAAACGTAGCTGAAGTGAAGAAActttattctgttattctgtcgGCACCAACGTCTGACCAGAGtaagacacacagacaccacaCAGACACAGTGGGAACCGTAAACCATAAAGTGGTTTTCAAAGTGATGCAATGTCAAGTtcattacaaatatttaaatagcattttaaatttacttccttttttttattttttatcatgtttcTGATTTAGTTcttttatacactttttaaatacattcagtCAGGTTTCATGGTTTAGCAGCTTTGATTTAGGCGTCTCAAACGCATCCTGTAAACAGCATTGTACGTAGAGCGTCTCATACAGAAGCACACTGTTAATCTGACATCCTTCATTTTATCTACAGCGTCAGGTTCAAATTAAAAATATCTCTTGATTTGCCAGATAGTATTTTatcagaaaagtgtttttagagTTGAACTTTTGAAGTGTCCTTCTCAGCAGTTTACAGGCTATACAtaactgtaaaaatatatattcgcTTCTACTAGGTGCGTTTAAGTCAGACTGGGTCTTTCTCATAaattaatgtgtaaaataattTGATAAACGGTTCCTTTGTCATGGGCAGAAAACACAAATATTTGTCAGTCacgagttttcattatttttggcTTATTTGCTAGAAATCATCTCCAGAAACACAGCTCTAATAACGTGTTTACTTCTAACCTGTGTTCTAACTCAGTCGTGTTGAATGTGACCCGTCCTCTGTCAGTTCTGGAGTAGCCCGTAAGGTTAAACATTCTGGGCTGGTGTTTACCGTCAACACACCATCCGGCCGGGTAAAGAACACACAACAGCTCGCTGAGGAGAAACATGATTACGGTTAAACGTCTCTCTTTCATCTGACGCTAGTTTAATTAATCGTTAATAGTTTAGAGGAGCCAGTTGACCTATGAATTATACATCAAGAAGTAGAAGTTTGACGATGTGTGGTAGTGACATTATataaggatgatgatgatgatgatacagCAAAACAAGTAAGCATGAGAAACACAGCTCATCAGTCTCGGCTGCTTTGGTATCAGTatcaaagtttctttttttcttcctcagaAAGATCAGTTCAGTTTTTCAGTTTCCCACAGTCAGTGTTGTCAGTTCCTGAAAAGACCTGTTTGCTTAGAAATCTGATAGCTGGGTGCTCAGAGTGGCCTACATTTCGCTTCACTGCctctttaatgtttttgtgcagactgcacactgtgtgtgtgtgtgcatgtagggGATTATAGACTCAGGGTGTGGTGCGATTTGAAAACGTAATCATGAGTAGTCACTCAGCTGTactgaataaaaatttaagaaGGATCGATCGATGAAAAATTTCCTTTGAGCCGAGGTCcgaatttcatgtttttgtttgtgtggcCGTAGAACTTTTAGTATCACAGGAGTCATGATGAAAACTGTCTCTAAATAGACGATAGTAAATAAGATTTCATATTTCCAGCGCGGATAGTCCAGTCACATGAAACGTAACCAAAGATGGCCGACTGCTTGAGTCTTTCAGGAGCGAGCATGTATGAAATGGGGAATTTCATCGTTCTTGTGCAAAGACGGTGAAGTTCAGTACAGAAAGAGAGGAATGCAACACTACGTCCGGAGACAAGCTGGTGACCACACGCTCGGTAAACGATGCAAGAAGACCCACCCTGTACGGTCATAAAAAATTAGCAATAAAGATTTTCCATAGTGTTTCAATAATATTAATTGTCAATTTCTATGAACTATATTGAACTGTAAGTGAACGTGAAATCTGTCAGTGAATGTGAAAGGACTCTGGTTGCTCCGTCACCCCGGGCTttcagttcaggtattttactTGCCCTCACCTCAGACTGCTGTGTTAGGATGTTTTCACTCCTAACGACCAGTGTTTTTGTCTCATAGTGTcgcttcacattactgcttcATATTATCAACACGGTTTTAGaatatatgagacaaactggttttaaacttctcaCGGGAAGAATAAACTTATATTGATCCATCCATACAGCTTTAAAGTTTCAGGTTTcatagttttcttttgtttgtttgttttgttttttcttggagtaagccatgTTGTCACGCTTTCATTTCTGTTTCGAGTGACTCTTTTCAACtttgtgctgatattcagtaaaaCCACATGATTTTAAGCGCAGTTTAGCTTTAATTAATATAACTGTGCTGTAAACAAGAAATGAATGTTTTGATGAACTGACATTTTGGAAACAACATATCCtgattttttgtattattattattatcctgaaGATCCTAGACACTTCCTTTATAGCCCTTTCAGCTACCTAACATTCAGTTGTAGATTTCCCTGTTCCGAGTGCTTCTACTGCAAATGGTGTCAGTTATTCCTTATAATCTTCATCTTtcttattttaagtaaaaaaaaaaaaaagaacaacaacactGATGTCATTAATAAAGCTGTGATTTATATTTAGGCCGTTAAGCCagttagtttatatatatatatatatatatatatatatatatatatatataatctgtgATTAGGGTAAAGTTttggaaacatttattttaattttatagaaGTGTTCGGGTTCAATGGGTTGTAACCTTATGTTTTCCACCACAGGAAAgtactttgttgttgtttttttgtttgtttgtttgttttattaagttctagtcatttttttctattaattttctATTAGGTATATCTTATAACAGGATCTAACTCCTTTCATAGACATTCTAAAGCACAGAACTAGAAAATGATGACCAGCACGACACAGACGAGAATACAGAGGAAGGAGAAGGAAATTCTCGCGGACGTGTGACAATGGCACTCAACAACACCCTGctgttgattgttttcctataATAGCTCAACCTGTAAGAGCTAAATATCAGGTGCACACAAGCTATCGTGTGTTTTTAAACTTCTATACctgtttttactgttatttCAGAAACACAAGATGACCTGGAGTCTCTTACCAACGACATTAAGAAAAAGGCCAACAATGCACGCAACAAGCTGAAGAGTAAGTTTGTTCTCCATCAGCATGCTGGGGTCATGTGGTGATgtaggagggagagagagaagcgcTTTTACACACATCTGCTCCAAACGTCTGTAAATATCGTTCGTGTGTTTTTGCTCCCAGGCATTGAGAAAGATCTCGAGACGGgtgaaggagagagagtgtCAGCCGACATGAGGATACGCAAATCACAGGTTCGGGAATGTTCTCCCACCacgcaacacacacatacacacgcggGCGACTGACTAATATCATCTCAACTTTATCTCCCAGCATGCAGTTCTGTCCAGGAGGTTCGTGGATGTGATGACGAAATACAACGAAGCTCAAGTGGACTTCAGAGATAAGAGCAAAGGGCGAATCCAGAGACAGTTAGAGATCAGTGAGTCACACAGCTCGAGCTGTCAGATTCGTTTTACTGTTTAAATATGATTTCAGTTCTTAGGAATGTTTATCTGTTCTTTGAGGGGAAAAtcacgtgtgtctgtgtgtgtgagagagagaaagtctctTGAAGCCCCCTTTTTAGGGCCCCGGGATCGTTTTTGACAACATTTCACcctctggttcattttgatcagcgAGAACACAATCGATAAACGCTCAGGCAGGAAAAAAGGGGACTCGAGCACAAATCGAATCAGATACTGAAGCCAATCGTACCTAAACACGGACGCGGCCAGGTGTTTAGATGTGACATCATCTGACTAGATATTTGTCTCCTCGGAAATccccatgtgtgtttgtgtgtgtgtttgtgtagcacGTGCTGATCTTATCCTTTATAGCTGATACAGCAGGAAGGCACGTGAGAGCGTTACTCTTGacgtttattaataataacaggtATAACTTGAAAGCTAACTTCCtcgttctcttcttctcttgtgtTTCATGGCAGCTCGCAAACCAACTAGATGCATACTGGAGCCTGATGTATAGGAGAGTGTAAATACGCAAGTGTACCTGAGTACagagaataataatattaatagtaataataacaataataataatacagattataataataataccaagcTGCCTAAAAGTAAAAGGCTAAAAGTAGACGTGAGTGCATCACACACGAAACAGAGCCCAAGAAACTAAACAGAAAGAAAACCCCTAAATCAGAATTACACCCGGTGTTATTATGGAAGGGGAGTCTCGTTCCAAACACTAAGCTCCTCCCGACCCATCTTCCCCTCCGAGTCTCACTAAGTAGGGTGCATgaacaatacaatataaaaacaaagtGTTCGCGCTCTCCtctacagtttatatttatatttagtgctgtatcatttttgtataatttagggtttttatgctttgttttatattttgtgatataaacaaaataaatcaaaaggtaaatatacagtagttcatAGTAATGAGGAACAGATTAATTCTATGTACATATATTCCTATGGAAAAACACTGAATCAGTATACGACCAAATCGGGTTAGGAACGGTGagtcgaggttccactgtaataataACGTGAACACTGCCCAGTCGAGGAACGTCGTGGAGGGCGGGGCGGAGCGACCGCTTCTGGGCGCGGTACAAATCAGCCGTGTCTTGTGTTAAAGCACCTGACGGACCATTACTAGTAAAACATTAATTCTACAGAGTGTGAGTTAATACGAGTGTTCAAAACAGACTCGTCTGTTGTTCTGTAACCAGTGTTGAGGGATGTTACTTGTTAAAGTAActcattacattacaaaattactgtctttcaAAAactaatcagttacattacagcgttactttctgataaaagtaactggttcgagtacttttccaatgcagaaataaaaactcctttgtgattcctcatgcatgttgttttagtcaagacctttataatttttCCACCGTCAGCACTCAgccaagtttggcccataatctgttaactactaacagccagaataacagagggggagggttatcgggggcggggcctgtaggacgactttcacacacatattaatggattgggaatgaccgctgtctggctcacgggttacataaattgtctaaataacggattacataaaaaaaaaaaactaaataactgagtactaaAATGGCAGATATAACATGTTAGATTattcgttacatcaaaaaagtaacatTGTactctataatatatatatttttttccagctgactgcatcttttcaaactgacGCTCAGGCAGATTTGGCTgattagaaacacacacacacacacacacacactgtgggaaACACTAACCACTGGGATTCAAACTTTTCTGTTCCGCCACCGATAGACCAAATActtccatttttttgtttccttttttttacactcAGCATTAAAATGCAGACACAGAATGAGTAAAGAATACACAGCttatctattttattattattatttaatcttttgCGCATCAAGCGTGCACCTCTTGTGTAAAATTTCTTGCGTCCAACACCCTGAACATGACTGTCCTTCAGTATGTAGTAAAGATTTATGGAGAACTGTTAGACCTTAATTCAGCATTAATTCAggtgtgaacaaaaaaaatatatatacagagtcagccaaaaaaaaatttatacacactttttacgaaaaaaaaaatcaaatgacatacatcatattaataaaatattaaacaatattattatcaAATGTATCAATATATAAGGTATAGCAGTAAATCTTGTAATAAAATATGTAcacaagttttttcttttcctaaagtgtgtgtatcctttttttggctgactctgtataccCTGTATAGAGTCATATAAATACAATTCTGTCATcgtatgtaaatgtataattgtGTACAATTATggactcttgtttttttttgtaagtgtaTTAAAAGACTAAACAATTCATAATAGTTtgattttgtatatatttttacatgaatataATGTAGATGACCGAGTTTGGCTTTGTGTTTCAGCATTATAACTTGACAATAACTACTTTCTGTACAACCTCAGACTGTTTCCTCTCACACTCGTCGTGGTTTCAAAGTGTCAAACTGACAGTGtctctgcttttttctttttccttttttttttaacctcccTAGTTTTAAGTAACCGTTGCAATAATACAAATCGATgcatttcatatttctttaccGTTTTCGTCAAAGTGTTGTTAATTAAATCAGTTCTTAATAAATCAGTGATGTAATTGTGATCATTACAGAGGTGAGGCATCATGTATGACTgtcctgtctttctctctttagctGGTAGAGTCACTACTGATGAGGAGCTGGAGGAAATGTTGGAGGGGGGCAATGCAGCGGTCTTCACCGCCGGGGTaaactgtgtgtttttgtgtgtgtgtctgtgtgttgatTTGTGTGTCTCAAACTCTCTAGGTTAGGCACATCCACACTTATTAGTCTTAGAGTCAAGGGGAAGCCTCTGGGTAGGAAAACTTTAAGGAAAGACGCTAAAAGTGTTTTAACAGACCCTCCTGTTaaaactttacaacagaaataaacatgtttacacaACGTAGTACACAACCTGGTTTTGGTTGCCATAGCCAGATTTCCCATTTGTGACAACTCTACAGGGGTGAATTTTGTTTGTCACTCATCAGTTTCAATTATATTAAGCCTTTAAGTAAGGAACAATTAAGGGCGTGGCCGATTTGAGTGATAGCCGCACCTGTCTGTCCTGTCTGCTGTGCATCACTTTAGTTAATCGGCTACCTGGAATCGTTATAGTTGAACTTACCACTGCAAAATGCACTATACGGCTATTTTTTTAGTagtaacatttttttgtaatgggtaaaaaaaagtgttgtctgAGCAGTGTGAAGAATACAGTGCtgacattggagactccttccataaatgttactTAAACGTCTCCTTACAGAAAGCTCCACCCTATTAATGATGACATTTACCTTTGATAATTAACTACTTTAAGAAGctgttctgtaatagttcttgcaagaacagtgttgtgtcaagtgcatttgcaaaaaacaTCAgtcaccatgataaaactgtctctcatgaagaccttcccaggaaagcaagaccaaaactttagagttaccagcctcagaaatcaccaattaacaaaaagCACCCCAGATTAGAGTCGTTATGATTATTGCATATGTTGGACGccatcagcattgttttacagtgtggaaagaatcaggaaaaatcaggaacgaccatgaaAGTGATCACAAAATTTTGAACGGTAGTTTATATAAACATGAAAATTAAttgataatttaaaattttaattttaaagtcaGTGTGTCGATGTACAAATTGCAGCACAAAAGAATACTAATCTGTATTTTTCCCCTAACCTCTAGTGtattcagtgttttatttaaataacatgtAATTTATAGGCATAATAGCAGCAACAGGTGCGCAGGGTAACAAAGAGGAAGTGATGTCAGTATTGAAGACGTCGTAGGGTGTTTTGAATGGGGAATTTTGTTAAGGTAATTTCCCTCGACAGGGAGCAGGGATTACAGTTTAAAGTGAAATGAACACAGCATTAAATTATGTGTAATGTCTAATATTGAAGAtccgttactatagaaacgtgTAGGCATTAATGAAATCCTGTGATTTGACCGATCAGATTTGAAAATTCAATGTTGCACTTGGTGCAAGAAGATTGGGAAAAATTTGGCAGCTTCCTTGACGAGTGAAAATGTTTTGACTATATTTAATGGTTCTGTTGTAATGAGTCTTTGTCTGCAGTTTTATTATTACGAGAAATGTAATAATATCTTTCATTCCATTCCATAAAAtcttccattttttaaaatattttcactcAGCTTGAATTCAGAAACATGAGCTTGTTTTTCGGCTAAAAAGTCTTTGCTTCGTGTGCACGTTTTAGATCGTAGATTCGGGAATCTCCAAGCAGGCGCTGAGCGAGATCGAGTCACGTCACAAAGACATCGTCCGACTGGAGAGCAGCATAAAGGAACTCCATGACATGTTTGTGGACATCGCCATGCTCGTCGAGAACCAGGTACATCCCTCCGTTCA is a window encoding:
- the stx3b gene encoding syntaxin 3b isoform X2, whose amino-acid sequence is MKDRLEQLKATRDHDDEDVEIAVDNAAFMDDFFSEIDQIRNSIDKIDENVAEVKKLYSVILSAPTSDQKTQDDLESLTNDIKKKANNARNKLKSIEKDLETGEGERVSADMRIRKSQHAVLSRRFVDVMTKYNEAQVDFRDKSKGRIQRQLEITGRVTTDEELEEMLEGGNAAVFTAGIVDSGISKQALSEIESRHKDIVRLESSIKELHDMFVDIAMLVENQGDTINNIEANVSKAVDHVAVAKIETKKAVRYQSKARKGGMIDRIESNMDQSVGFVERAVADTKKAAKYQQEAQRKKMMIMLCCIILGIVVFSSLYSFFS
- the stx3b gene encoding syntaxin 3b isoform X1, whose product is MKDRLEQLKATRDHDDEDVEIAVDNAAFMDDFFSEIDQIRNSIDKIDENVAEVKKLYSVILSAPTSDQKTQDDLESLTNDIKKKANNARNKLKSIEKDLETGEGERVSADMRIRKSQHAVLSRRFVDVMTKYNEAQVDFRDKSKGRIQRQLEITGRVTTDEELEEMLEGGNAAVFTAGIVDSGISKQALSEIESRHKDIVRLESSIKELHDMFVDIAMLVENQGDTINNIEANVSKAVDHVAVAKIETKKAVRYQSKARKGGMIDRIESNMDQSVGFVERAVADTKKAAKYQQEAQRKMIILGVIGIVVLIIIVIIILTQTL
- the stx3b gene encoding syntaxin 3b isoform X3 — its product is MKDRLEQLKATRDHDDEDVEIAVDNAAFMDDFFSEIDQIRNSIDKIDENVAEVKKLYSVILSAPTSDQKTQDDLESLTNDIKKKANNARNKLKSIEKDLETGEGERVSADMRIRKSQHAVLSRRFVDVMTKYNEAQVDFRDKSKGRIQRQLEITGRVTTDEELEEMLEGGNAAVFTAGIVDSGISKQALSEIESRHKDIVRLESSIKELHDMFVDIAMLVENQGDTINNIEANVSKAVDHVAVAKIETKKAVRYQSKARKKTVIIVCIVVVILAILALIIGLSVGLTVGKK
- the stx3b gene encoding syntaxin 3b isoform X5, which translates into the protein MKDRLEQLKATRDHDDEDVEIAVDNAAFMDDFFSEIDQIRNSIDKIDENVAEVKKLYSVILSAPTSDQKTQDDLESLTNDIKKKANNARNKLKSIEKDLETGEGERVSADMRIRKSQHAVLSRRFVDVMTKYNEAQVDFRDKSKGRIQRQLEITGRVTTDEELEEMLEGGNAAVFTAGIVDSGISKQALSEIESRHKDIVRLESSIKELHDMFVDIAMLVENQGDTINNIEANVSKAVDHVAVAKIETKKAVRYQSKARKKKMMIMLCCIILGIVVFSSLYSFFS
- the stx3b gene encoding syntaxin 3b isoform X4, whose amino-acid sequence is MKDRLEQLKATRDHDDEDVEIAVDNAAFMDDFFSEIDQIRNSIDKIDENVAEVKKLYSVILSAPTSDQKTQDDLESLTNDIKKKANNARNKLKSIEKDLETGEGERVSADMRIRKSQHAVLSRRFVDVMTKYNEAQVDFRDKSKGRIQRQLEITGRVTTDEELEEMLEGGNAAVFTAGIVDSGISKQALSEIESRHKDIVRLESSIKELHDMFVDIAMLVENQGDTINNIEANVSKAVDHVAVAKIETKKAVRYQSKARKKMIILGVIGIVVLIIIVIIILTQTL
- the stx3b gene encoding syntaxin 3b isoform X6; this translates as MKDRLEQLKATRDHDDEDVEIAVDNAAFMDDFFSEIDQIRNSIDKIDENVAEVKKLYSVILSAPTSDQKTQDDLESLTNDIKKKANNARNKLKSIEKDLETGEGERVSADMRIRKSQHAVLSRRFVDVMTKYNEAQVDFRDKSKGRIQRQLEITGRVTTDEELEEMLEGGNAAVFTAGIVDSGISKQALSEIESRHKDIVRLESSIKELHDMFVDIAMLVENQFSFSLRVIAVLARLLFNFDPEIRLLSKCEFSHFPDSPPPVFHVSFSFSIIATVQFRCITC